From Planococcus halocryophilus, the proteins below share one genomic window:
- a CDS encoding peptide chain release factor 3, translating into MSDQLKSEIQNRRTFAIISHPDAGKTTLTEKLLLFGGAIRDAGTVKGKKSGKFATSDWMEIEKQRGISVTSSVMQFDYDGHRVNILDTPGHQDFSEDTYRTLMAVDSAVMIIDVAKGIEAQTVKLFKVCKMRGIPIFTFINKMDRQGKEPLELMEELEEVLGIQSYAMNWPIGMGKEFLGIYDRFNKRVEPYRTEGERFLELDENGRLIEDHEMKKTSYYTQAMDDIDLLDEAGNEFSIDRVKKGELTPVFFGSALANFGVETFLETYLQFAPPPQPRITQEEEIIDPTEMPFSGFIFKIQANMNPAHRDRIAFVRIVSGKFERGMNVTLARTGKNIKLSQTTQFLADDREMVNEAVAGDIIGLHDVGNYQIGDTITSGKKFQFESLPQFTPELFVKVTAKNVMKQKHFHKGILQLVQEGAIQYYKTLHLEEVILGAVGQLQFEVFEHRMKNEYNVDVRMEPVGNKIARWIENEEDVKESMSSGRSMLVRDRFDNYVFLFENEFATRWFQDKNPGIRLYSLL; encoded by the coding sequence ATGTCAGACCAATTAAAGAGTGAAATTCAAAATAGAAGAACCTTCGCCATCATCTCCCACCCGGATGCTGGTAAAACGACATTAACAGAAAAACTATTGTTATTTGGTGGGGCTATTCGTGATGCCGGAACAGTAAAAGGGAAAAAAAGCGGCAAGTTCGCAACTTCCGATTGGATGGAAATTGAAAAACAACGGGGAATTTCTGTAACTTCTTCCGTCATGCAATTTGACTATGATGGACATCGTGTCAACATTTTAGATACACCAGGACACCAAGATTTCAGTGAAGATACGTACCGTACCTTAATGGCAGTAGACAGCGCTGTAATGATTATTGATGTTGCTAAAGGGATTGAAGCACAAACCGTTAAACTATTTAAAGTATGCAAAATGCGCGGTATACCCATTTTTACGTTTATCAACAAAATGGACCGTCAAGGGAAAGAACCATTAGAATTAATGGAAGAACTTGAGGAAGTACTTGGTATTCAATCTTACGCAATGAACTGGCCAATCGGTATGGGGAAAGAATTCCTCGGAATTTATGATCGTTTTAACAAACGTGTCGAACCTTACCGTACAGAAGGAGAACGTTTCCTTGAACTCGATGAAAACGGTAGATTGATCGAAGACCACGAAATGAAAAAAACGTCTTATTATACACAAGCAATGGATGATATTGATTTATTGGACGAAGCGGGCAACGAATTTTCAATTGACCGTGTAAAAAAAGGTGAATTGACACCTGTTTTCTTCGGTAGTGCATTAGCTAACTTTGGTGTAGAAACGTTCCTTGAAACGTATTTGCAGTTTGCACCACCACCGCAACCGCGTATTACGCAAGAAGAAGAAATCATTGATCCAACTGAAATGCCGTTTTCAGGATTTATCTTTAAAATCCAAGCCAATATGAATCCAGCTCACCGCGATCGTATTGCTTTTGTCCGTATCGTATCGGGTAAGTTTGAGCGAGGGATGAACGTAACTTTGGCGCGTACAGGGAAAAACATTAAACTATCACAGACCACACAATTTTTAGCGGATGATCGTGAAATGGTTAATGAAGCAGTAGCAGGCGATATAATCGGTTTACATGATGTGGGGAATTACCAAATTGGAGACACGATTACGAGTGGGAAGAAATTCCAATTTGAGAGCTTGCCACAGTTTACGCCAGAGCTATTTGTGAAAGTGACGGCTAAAAACGTTATGAAACAAAAACATTTCCATAAAGGGATTCTTCAATTAGTACAAGAAGGCGCAATCCAATATTACAAAACATTGCATTTAGAAGAAGTGATTCTTGGTGCAGTCGGTCAACTTCAATTTGAAGTGTTCGAACACCGTATGAAAAACGAATACAATGTAGATGTACGTATGGAGCCAGTTGGCAACAAAATTGCACGTTGGATTGAAAATGAAGAAGATGTGAAAGAATCGATGTCAAGCGGACGTTCGATGCTAGTACGCGATCGTTTCGATAATTATGTATTCTTATTCGAGAATGAGTTTGCGACTCGCTGGTTCCAAGATAAAAATCCAGGCATCCGTTTATATAGTCTCTTATAA